Genomic DNA from Chloroflexia bacterium SDU3-3:
CAGGTGGGCCAGCGGGTAGGGCGCGTAGGCCAGCGGCGCGCCCTCGGGGCCGCGCGCCAGGGTGGGCTGCCAGGGGCCAGCCAGGATCTGGTGCAGCGCGGCCACGATCGGCTCGAAGGGCAGGTCGGGCGCGGGCGCGGCCTTGGCGGCACCGGTGGCGCGGAACACCACCTCGCGCGCCACCTGCGGCGAGAGGCCGCTGTAGGCGCTCACCAGGGCGCGGGCGAAATCGGCCTCGGCGGTGGTCTCGGCCAGGTGCTGCAGGCCAGCGGCGGTGGCGCGGCGCGGGTTCAGCTTGTCCTGGCGGGGCGGCAGCTCGTACGGCTCGCGCGGCTGCACTGGGCGGCGGCTCATCAGCGGCGAGACGTGGCGCACGCTCTCTTTAATGATGTTGTCGTCGCCGACCAGGATGATGTTGCTGCGCCGATCCATGGCCTCCACCACCAGCTCGGTGCGGTGCAGCTCATCCAGCTGCTCCTCCGGCTCGTCGGGGGCGGGGTCGCCCGTGTTGCGCGCAGCGGGGCCTTTGGCTATACTAAGCAGAATAATCCGCTCTAGGTCGGGCTGCTCGATGCCCAGAATATGCCCGCCGAGCACATATTTGCGCATCAGCAGCAGCATGGGCGTCTCGCCCTCCACCCCGCGCGAGGCGCGCGCGCCCAGCAGGTGCACGCGGGCGTGCTGGGGGTGGGCCGACATCAGCAGGTGGTGGCGGCGGCCACGGTTGTAGATCTCCAGCGCGATGCTGAGTGCATTGGGGCGCACCACGCGCTGCACGCGCCCGCCCACGATCGTGGCGCGCAGCTCGTCGGCCACGGCGGCCAGGGTCAGAGTGTCAAAATACATAGATTATTGTGAGGCGTCAGAGACGCTAAATAGGTGATTTTCCGATTAACAAGTATAGCATGAGGGATCAAGAGCGCGATGTCATTTGAAGATCTTAACCCGGTGCTCTCCGGCCAGCCGCCGCTGCCGCTGCTGGTCGTCATCTCTGGCCCGTCGGGCGTGGGCAAAGACACGGTGCTCATGCGCATGCGCGAGCTGGGCTTCCCCTTCCACTTTGTGGTCACGGCCACCAGCCGCGCCCGCCGCCCCAGCGAGCGCGACGGCTACGACTACCACTTTGTGAGCGAGGAGCGCTTCCGCGACATGATCGCGGGCGACGAGCTACTGGAGTGGGCCGAGGTCTACGGCCACTACAAGGGTATCCCCAAATCCGAGATCCGCCAGGCTCACGCCAGCGGGCGCGATGTCATCCTGCGCATCGACGTGCAGGGCGCGGCCACCATGCGCCAGCTGGTGCCCGGGGCGATCTTCATCTTCATCGCCCCGGCCAGCATCGACGAGCTGCGCAACCGCCTGCGCTGGCGGCGCACCGAGACCGACGACGAGATGGAGCGCCGCCTGGGCGTGGCCATGGCCGAGATGGAGCAGGTGCGCAACTTCGACTACGTGGTGGTGAACCGCGAGGACAAGCTGGATGAGGCGGTGGGCCAGATCCGCTCGATCATCCACGCCGAGCGCCTGCGCGTGGTGCCCCAGAAGGTGACGCTCTAGGCGGGTGGCACGCGCTTTGCCCTTCCCAGAGCGACACACGCGCAGCATGCGCACCGCCAAAACCATGGCGTCGCAGGGGTAAGCCGGTTTCCCCCATAGCGCTCGGGTGCCGGCAGCGCATCGGGCTGGGCACACCCATAAATAAGGATGGCGGCGACGAGTGTGCTACAATACCGCCAAATATCTAGTGAGAAAGTGATAGGGATATGGCTCTGCAAGAGCAACTGCAAAACGATCTAAAGGCGGCCATGCGCTCGGGCGACAAGCGCCGCGTTGAGGTTATCCGCATGGCGATGGCGGCAATCAAGAACGCCCACATCGCCCAGCTGAAGCAGGCGTACGACGCCAGCGCCGCCGCCGCCACCGACGAGTCGACAATCGAGCTCGACCACACAGCCATGAGCGACGAGGCCGCGCTGGATGTGCTGAAGAAAGAGTCGAAGCGCCGCCGCGAGGCCGCCGAGGTCTACCGTAGCGCGAACCGCGCCGACTTGGCCGAGGCCGAGGAGGCCGAGGGCGCGATCCTCGACTCGTACCTGCCCCGCCAGCTCACCGCCGACGAGCTGCGCCCGCTGGTGGCCGAGTTCATCGCGGGCCTGGGCGTGGCCAGCCCCAGCGAGATGGGCAAGATCATGCCCGCGCTGATGAAAGAGTTCAAGACCAAGGCCGATGGCCGCGTGATCAACCAGGTCGCGCGCGAGGTGCTCTCCTCCAAATAGCACGGGCCAGGGGTGCGGGCGCACGCCCCACCCCGGCCCTGCCCACACCTTCACACGAATAGATACCTATGCGGCGGCGATGGAGTTTCTGGCATAATAGGCGCACCACGCCCGCGCCTGCCATAGCAGAAAGCGTACTGTACGCCGAGCGCATGTTCTGGCTGCTCACCTTCAGCTTCGGCCTGATCGCCTGGCTTATTCTGGTTGTGCGCGCCCCGCTCGACCCCAACCTGCAGGTCGGCAAGCCCAGCCCGGTGACCATCCAGGCCAGCCACGACGCGCGTTACTACAGCGCCACCCGCACCGAGGAGGCCCGCACCCGCGCCGAGAGCGACCCCAGCACCGTCGTCTATACCCGCGACACCGCCGTGCCCACCCAGCAGCGCAACCTGCTCAGCGAGCTGCTCACCACCGCCACGCAGATCCGCGACGACCCCACGCTCAGCGCCAACGACCAGCGCGTGCGGCTCACCGAGCTGCCAAATAGCACCCTGGTGATCACCGCCACCATGGCCGACACGATCGTGACGCTCAGCGAGGACCAGTGGAAGAGCGTGCGCCAGCTCGGCACCGACCTCTACGACATGGCCATGCGCGAGTACAACTTCGCGCTGACCGACCAGGATGTGAAAAACCTGCGCGAGCGCTCGCTGCCCTACTGGGCCGCCGAGCGCGCCGACGGGGCCATGCGCGATCTGGTCATCTCGCTCACCACGCCCTTCCTCAAGGCCAACCAGCTGGTGGATGAGGACGCCACGCGCAAGCGCAAACAGGAGGCCCGCGAGGCCATCCAGCCGGTGGATGTGCAGCTGCTGCAGGGCGAGAGCATCGTGCGCGCCGGCGACCTGATCACCCCCGACGTGCTGGAGAAGCTGGAGGCCCTAGGCGAGCTTGAGGGCGAGCTGAACATTATGAGGGTGCTGGGGCGCGGCATCTTCGCCTGGCTGGCGGCCAGCATCCTGGGTGGCTATCTGGCCACCACCCGCAAGCACGTGCGCCGCAGCCGCCGCTACACCCTGGTGATCTATAGCCTCACCCTGATCACGCTGGCCCTGGCCCGCATGCTGGTCGGGCTGCCGCTGGGCGACACCTGGCCCTACGCCTTCCCGCTGGGCGCGGCGGTGCTGCTGATCGCGGCGCTGTTTGACAGCGGCATCGCGCTGCTGGTGGCGATCGTGCTCAGCTTCCTGATCGCCTTTATCGACGGCAGCAGCTTTGGGCTGAATGCGGCGCTGCTGCTCAGCTCGACCGCTGGCGTGTTCGCGCTGGGCCGCGCCAATCGCTCGCTGCGCTTCCTGATCGCCGGGCTGGCCCTCACCGCTGTGGTGGCGCTGGTGCAGATCGCCCTGTGGACCACCAGCGCCAGCCAGATCTCGCCGCAGCAGCTGCCCATGATCCTGGCCATGAGCCTGGTCAACGGCACGCTGGCCTCCATCCTAGCCCTAGGGCTGTACAACCTGCTGGGCCAGCTGGCCGGGGTGGTCACGCCCTTTCAGCTGATGGAGCTTTCCAACCCGACCCAGCCGCTGCTGCGCAAGCTCATCCGCGAGGCCCCCGGCACCTACTACCACAGCGTCACCGTGGGCAACCTGGCCGAGAGCGCCGCCGAGCTGATCGGGGCCGACGCGCTGCTGCTGCGTGTGGCCGCCTACTACCACGATGTCGGCAAGTCGGCGCGGCCCTACTTCTACACCGACAACCAGAACGACCGCGAGAACGTGCACAACGAGCTGGACCCGCGCACCAGCGCCCAGATCATCGCCGACCACGTGCGCGAGGGCGTCAATATGGCCCGCGCCGCCCACCTGCCCATCCAGATCATCGAGTTCATCCAGACCCACCACGGCACCAGCATCATCCAGCACTTCTACCAGATGGCTCTGCGCGAGCAGGACAGCGTGGATGTGGCCGACTTTCGCTACCCCGGCCCCAAGCCGCAGACGCGCGAGCACGCCATCCTGATGCTGGCCGACTCGGTCGAGGCCACGGTGCGCTCGAAATCGCAGCACGGCAAGCTGGTGACACCGCGCCAGCGCGCCAGCGGCCAGGGCCAGCCCGGCGCGCAGACGCTGGAGGAGATGGTCTCGTTCATCATCGACGAGCGCATCCGCAGCGGCCAGCTGGATGAGAGCCCGCTGACCCTGCACGAGCTGGCCTGCATCCGGCAGGCCTTTATCACCACGCTCCAGGGCATCTACCACCCGCGCGTCGAGTACGCGCCCCAGCTGGTGAAGACCACATAGCCACAATAATATGGATACGGTGAGAACCTATGCAGATTGATATTGAGATCGACGAGGCGTTCGAGGGCAAGGTCGACCAGAGCCTGATCGAGCGCGCGGTGGCCGCTGTGCTGGCGGGCGAGGGCATCGACGAGGAGATCGAGCTGAGCATCCTGATCACCGGCGACGAGG
This window encodes:
- a CDS encoding guanylate kinase; the protein is MSFEDLNPVLSGQPPLPLLVVISGPSGVGKDTVLMRMRELGFPFHFVVTATSRARRPSERDGYDYHFVSEERFRDMIAGDELLEWAEVYGHYKGIPKSEIRQAHASGRDVILRIDVQGAATMRQLVPGAIFIFIAPASIDELRNRLRWRRTETDDEMERRLGVAMAEMEQVRNFDYVVVNREDKLDEAVGQIRSIIHAERLRVVPQKVTL
- a CDS encoding glutamyl-tRNA amidotransferase, which encodes MALQEQLQNDLKAAMRSGDKRRVEVIRMAMAAIKNAHIAQLKQAYDASAAAATDESTIELDHTAMSDEAALDVLKKESKRRREAAEVYRSANRADLAEAEEAEGAILDSYLPRQLTADELRPLVAEFIAGLGVASPSEMGKIMPALMKEFKTKADGRVINQVAREVLSSK
- a CDS encoding HDIG domain-containing protein, whose amino-acid sequence is MRRRWSFWHNRRTTPAPAIAESVLYAERMFWLLTFSFGLIAWLILVVRAPLDPNLQVGKPSPVTIQASHDARYYSATRTEEARTRAESDPSTVVYTRDTAVPTQQRNLLSELLTTATQIRDDPTLSANDQRVRLTELPNSTLVITATMADTIVTLSEDQWKSVRQLGTDLYDMAMREYNFALTDQDVKNLRERSLPYWAAERADGAMRDLVISLTTPFLKANQLVDEDATRKRKQEAREAIQPVDVQLLQGESIVRAGDLITPDVLEKLEALGELEGELNIMRVLGRGIFAWLAASILGGYLATTRKHVRRSRRYTLVIYSLTLITLALARMLVGLPLGDTWPYAFPLGAAVLLIAALFDSGIALLVAIVLSFLIAFIDGSSFGLNAALLLSSTAGVFALGRANRSLRFLIAGLALTAVVALVQIALWTTSASQISPQQLPMILAMSLVNGTLASILALGLYNLLGQLAGVVTPFQLMELSNPTQPLLRKLIREAPGTYYHSVTVGNLAESAAELIGADALLLRVAAYYHDVGKSARPYFYTDNQNDRENVHNELDPRTSAQIIADHVREGVNMARAAHLPIQIIEFIQTHHGTSIIQHFYQMALREQDSVDVADFRYPGPKPQTREHAILMLADSVEATVRSKSQHGKLVTPRQRASGQGQPGAQTLEEMVSFIIDERIRSGQLDESPLTLHELACIRQAFITTLQGIYHPRVEYAPQLVKTT